The Octopus sinensis unplaced genomic scaffold, ASM634580v1 Contig18007, whole genome shotgun sequence genome window below encodes:
- the LOC115231270 gene encoding calpain-1 catalytic subunit-like, with protein MEQTFEESEYFGAFRFMFWHFGEFKQVVVDDRLPTLNGELIFMQSAQKDEFWSALLEKAYAKSVPLTIPECVAATKPSREAQPWKPSLTLQAESERDLTYQEPPLNYFPNSTQPVTLTRLGQQVQLVRLRNPWGQVEWNGPWSDGSPEWGLVSPTEKNQLDLVCQNDGEFWSGFP; from the exons ATGGAGCAGACCTTCGAAGAAAGTGAGTACTTTGGAGCATTTCGATTCATGTTCTGGCACTTTGGAGAATTTAAACAAGTGGTGGTGGACGACAGACTTCCTACCCTCAACGGTGAACTCATATTTATGCAATCCGCACAAAAAGACGAATTCTGGTCTGCCCTTTTAGAGAAAGCCTACGCCAAGTCAGTCCCTCTGACCATCCCAGAATGTGTGGCTGCTACCAAGCCCTCGAGGGAGGCTCAGCCTTGGAAGCCCTCATTGACTTTACAGGCGGAGTCGGAGAGAGATTTGACCTATCAAGAACCTCCTCTAAACTATTTTCCCAACTCAACTCAGCCC GTGACCCTCACTAGACTGGGACAACAAGTCCAGTTGGTCAGATTGCGGAATCCGTGGGGACAGGTTGAGTGGAATGGTCCGTGGAGTGATGGGTCACCCGAATGGGGACTCGTCTCTCCCACGGAAAAAAACCAACTTGATCTTGTCTGTCAAAATGACGGAGAATTCTGGTCGGGTTTTCCGTGA